From one Sulfurimonas sp. HSL-3221 genomic stretch:
- a CDS encoding YceI family protein, whose amino-acid sequence MKKIALSVLVAATVAMADCSYSKSGDVSVNWTAFKTPMKKGVGGTFRSIVYKGTEKGASLTQLLKGAKVMIQTNNVDSGNTGRDAKLVQFFFNQMDGQMLEAQILDMDEEAKVVLVEVIMNGKGLNVPMAYSYEKGVFTAGGVIDLGDFKALDALTSINRACYDLHAGKTWQDVNIGFSMNVEESCTK is encoded by the coding sequence ATGAAAAAGATTGCATTATCGGTTCTCGTTGCCGCCACCGTCGCGATGGCCGACTGCAGCTACAGCAAGAGCGGCGACGTCAGTGTCAACTGGACGGCATTCAAGACGCCGATGAAAAAAGGGGTGGGCGGCACCTTCCGTTCCATCGTCTACAAAGGCACCGAGAAAGGCGCGTCGCTGACGCAGCTGCTCAAAGGCGCCAAGGTGATGATCCAGACGAACAACGTCGATTCGGGCAATACCGGCCGCGATGCGAAGCTGGTGCAGTTCTTTTTCAACCAGATGGACGGACAGATGCTCGAAGCGCAGATCCTCGATATGGACGAAGAAGCCAAAGTGGTCCTCGTCGAAGTCATCATGAACGGCAAGGGGCTCAACGTGCCGATGGCCTACAGCTATGAGAAGGGCGTCTTCACTGCCGGCGGCGTGATCGACCTCGGCGACTTCAAAGCCCTCGACGCGCTGACCTCGATCAACCGCGCCTGCTATGACCTGCATGCCGGCAAAACCTGGCAGGACGTTAATATCGGCTTCAGTATGAACGTAGAGGAGAGCTGTACGAAATGA
- a CDS encoding DUF502 domain-containing protein, giving the protein MIAAAVKKMIRFLFVGALSFFPLVVVLLVVNFLKNIGLSAYFRLNTLTDSTGATVLLMLGVLSALILLGWTIERYGRSVLLSAIDRMFEKIPAVNTIYSVSRKISNMLTGKDDSGKKEVVLVEYPKDGVWVPAYVLNRHNGICVLFVPTSPNPTSGYTVLVKDELTVPVSLTLEEASSFIISMGADFVKRDEVTDKIHGAGVTPRS; this is encoded by the coding sequence ATGATCGCCGCCGCCGTCAAGAAAATGATCCGTTTCCTCTTCGTGGGGGCGCTCTCATTCTTTCCGCTGGTGGTGGTGCTCCTCGTTGTCAATTTCCTTAAAAACATCGGGCTCAGCGCCTATTTCCGCCTCAATACCCTGACCGATTCGACCGGCGCGACGGTCCTGCTGATGCTCGGGGTGCTGTCGGCACTGATCCTGCTGGGATGGACCATCGAACGCTACGGCCGCTCCGTTCTGCTCTCGGCGATCGACCGGATGTTCGAGAAGATCCCCGCGGTCAATACGATCTACTCTGTTTCCCGGAAGATCTCCAATATGCTCACCGGCAAGGATGATTCGGGGAAGAAAGAGGTCGTCCTCGTCGAATACCCCAAAGACGGCGTCTGGGTGCCGGCCTATGTCCTCAACCGCCATAACGGCATCTGCGTCCTCTTCGTGCCGACGTCGCCGAACCCCACCAGCGGCTACACGGTCCTGGTCAAGGATGAGCTCACCGTCCCGGTATCGCTGACGCTGGAGGAGGCCTCCTCCTTCATTATCAGTATGGGGGCGGACTTCGTCAAACGCGACGAAGTGACGGACAAGATTCACGGGGCGGGCGTTACGCCTCGTTCCTGA
- a CDS encoding CYTH domain-containing protein, producing the protein MAIEIERKFLIDPALLPELPAPLVITQGYIPAEGVTVRVRTKNAKAFLTLKGKRAGIVRSEFEYEIPADDAVAMLQELCAAPLIEKKRYELLYEGHLWEVDIFEGENEGLYLAEIELQSADETFALPPWVTREVTDDRRYYNSNLRTLPYARFRNEA; encoded by the coding sequence ATGGCCATCGAAATCGAACGCAAATTTCTCATTGACCCCGCGCTGCTTCCCGAGCTGCCCGCCCCCCTTGTCATCACGCAGGGATACATCCCCGCCGAAGGCGTGACCGTCAGGGTCCGCACAAAGAACGCGAAAGCGTTCCTGACCCTCAAAGGCAAAAGAGCGGGCATCGTTCGGAGCGAATTCGAATACGAGATCCCCGCTGATGATGCCGTCGCGATGCTGCAAGAACTCTGCGCCGCGCCGCTGATCGAAAAAAAACGCTACGAGCTCCTCTACGAGGGGCATCTGTGGGAAGTCGATATCTTCGAGGGGGAAAACGAGGGGCTCTACCTGGCAGAGATCGAACTGCAAAGCGCAGACGAAACCTTCGCCCTGCCACCCTGGGTGACCCGCGAGGTCACCGACGACAGGCGCTACTACAACTCCAACCTGCGCACCCTCCCCTACGCGCGCTTCAGGAACGAGGCGTAA
- a CDS encoding DUF4136 domain-containing protein codes for MFIRILSIALLLLLSGCSSLQIQSDYDPKFDFTPLERFAVVYPRKEGVTTLTQSRIAEAITAGMTRKGYTAVAKDEADFILIFHTDVTTRREVTTDFQMVGFFPYYGYGYGASMTVPIQREYEYDEAQIIIDALNPDGNKIFWRAATTDRLKSFDTPEERTAYINEVVDESLKTFPQKRKAP; via the coding sequence ATGTTCATCCGTATACTCTCTATCGCACTGCTATTGCTGCTTTCGGGGTGCTCCAGCCTGCAGATTCAAAGCGATTACGATCCCAAGTTCGATTTCACGCCCCTGGAACGCTTTGCCGTCGTCTATCCCCGTAAAGAGGGGGTGACGACCCTCACACAGAGCCGCATCGCCGAGGCGATCACCGCCGGTATGACCCGCAAAGGCTACACAGCCGTCGCCAAGGATGAGGCGGATTTCATCCTCATCTTCCATACCGACGTAACCACCAGAAGAGAGGTCACGACCGATTTCCAGATGGTCGGCTTCTTCCCCTATTACGGTTACGGGTACGGGGCGTCCATGACGGTGCCGATCCAGCGCGAGTACGAATATGACGAGGCCCAGATCATCATCGACGCCCTCAACCCCGACGGGAACAAGATCTTCTGGCGGGCCGCCACGACCGACCGTCTCAAGAGCTTCGACACCCCCGAAGAGCGGACGGCCTACATCAACGAGGTCGTCGACGAGAGCCTCAAAACGTTCCCCCAAAAGCGTAAAGCGCCCTGA